The Meriones unguiculatus strain TT.TT164.6M chromosome 9, Bangor_MerUng_6.1, whole genome shotgun sequence genome window below encodes:
- the Egr3 gene encoding early growth response protein 3 isoform X3: MEPCAAWSPHGGRENVMDIGLPNEKPNPELSYSGSFQPAPGNKTVTYLGKFAFDSPSNWCQDNIISLMSAGILGVPPASGALSTQTSTASMVQPPQGDVEAMYPALPPYSNCGDLYSEPVSFHDPQGNPGLAYSPQDYQSAKPTLDSNLFPMIPDYNLYHHPNDMGSIPEHKPFQGMDPIRVNPPPITPLETIKAFKDKQIHPGFGSLPQPPLTLKPIRPRKYPNRPSKTPLHERPHACPAEGCDRRFSRSDELTRHLRIHTGHKPFQCRICMRSFSRSDHLTTHIRTHTGEKPFACEFCGRKFARSDERKRHAKIHLKQKEKKSEKGGAPSASSAPTVSLAPVVTTCA, encoded by the coding sequence AGAATGTGATGGACATCGGTCTCCCCAACGAGAAGCCCAACCCGGAACTCTCTTATTCCGGCTCTTTCCAGCCAGCCCCCGGCAACAAGACCGTGACCTACTTGGGAAAGTTCGCTTTCGACTCTCCTTCCAACTGGTGCCAGGACAACATCATTAGCCTCATGAGCGCCGGCATCTTGGGGGTGCCCCCGGCCTCGGGGGCGCTCAGTACGCAGACGTCCACGGCCAGCATGGTGCAGCCTCCGCAGGGCGACGTGGAGGCCATGTATCCGGCGCTGCCCCCCTATTCCAACTGCGGCGATCTCTACTCGGAGCCCGTGTCTTTCCACGACCCCCAGGGGAACCCTGGGCTAGCCTATTCCCCCCAGGATTACCAATCGGCCAAACCGACCTTGGACAGCAATCTCTTCCCCATGATTCCCGACTACAACCTGTACCACCACCCCAACGACATGGGCTCCATTCCGGAACACAAGCCCTTCCAGGGCATGGACCCCATCCGGGTCAACCCACCCCCCATCACCCCCCTGGAGACCATCAAGGCCTTCAAAGACAAGCAGATCCACCCGGGCTTCGGCAGCCTGCCCCAGCCTCCGCTCACTCTCAAACCCATCCGGCCCCGCAAGTACCCCAACCGGCCTAGCAAGACCCCGCTCCACGAACGGCCCCATGCGTGCCCCGCCGAGGGCTGTGACCGCCGCTTCAGCCGCTCCGACGAGCTGACCCGGCACCTGCGCATCCACACGGGCCACAAACCCTTCCAGTGTCGGATTTGCATGCGGAGCTTCAGCCGCAGCGACCACCTCACCACCCACATCCGCACGCACACCGGCGAGAAGCCCTTCGCCTGCGAGTTCTGCGGGCGCAAGTTTGCGCGCAGCGACGAGCGCAAGCGCCACGCCAAGATCCACCTtaagcagaaggaaaagaagtcggAGAAAGGGGGGGCGCCCTCTGCCTCCTCGGCGCCCACCGTGTCCTTGGCCCCCGTGGTCACCACCTGCGCCTGA